The genomic interval GGTGACGGCGCTCGTCTGCACGGGGCTTGCCCTGTGGGGGCTGGCCTGGGGCAACGCACCCGTGGCCCTGCAGCACTGGCTCCACACCTACGGGCAGGACAAGTTCTCTGCCGAGTCCGTCAACGCGACCTTCACGACCGTGGTGCAGGTGGCTGTCGCGAGCGGCTCGCTGCTGAGCGGCGTCGCCGTCAACACCTCCGGCGTCCGCAGCTCGGCCGTGCTCGGAACCGTCGCGAGCACGATCGCCTGCGTCCTCGCTCTCGGATTCATGGCCCTGTCCGCGCGTCGTGCGACGGCGCAGGAAGCGGTCGTCGCGGTCAGCCATGAAGAGGTCCGGGCTGCCGCCCAGGACTGACGCGTGCCGCGGGCCGGCGCCGCTCTCTGCCCCGGTCGGCGTCCGGCACTGGCCCGGCTGTCAGTCCCGGCACCACGACATGGCCGGAGCGCACCGCCCGGCGGATCGCTCCGGCCACGCTGTCGCGCGCGGCCCCTCACGGCATCGCCTGCCTCGGCTCCGGCCGCTCGTGCCTCGCCGCGGTGCGGCGCTTGCACCGTCCGCCGGTATGCACGGCGCGGACGCGACGAAGGCCCGGCCCGCGGTGGGCCGGGCTCTTCAGCGCCCCGTCAGCACTGCCGGCGGAGTTCGCGGCGCTCAGTCCTCGCGCGCATGTACCGCTCACCCGAGAGCGAACCGCGCCGACCCCCACAACGCTCCGCGGTTGATCCGGCCCGGGTGGATCTTGAGCATCGCCTCGTAGAGCTCCAGGACGGACTCCGCGTCCTGCTCCAGGCCCGCGAAGTCGTGGATGTAGGCCCGCGTTTCCTCGATGGCGGCCGCCGTGTCCGGCGCCTGGGGGTCCTTGTGGCCGGCCACGACCAGCCGCGGGTCAAGGGCCTCGATACGGTCGAGCGCCGCGAGCCATTCGCGCCTGCCCTCCTGGGCGGACTCGGCGAGGTACAGGTGGACGTTGTTGTACACGGCGTCCCCGGCCACCACCAGTTGCAGGGAGGGTATGTGCAGACACGTGGTGTCGTCGGTGTCCGTGTGCCCGAGCGGGACGGCTTCGAGCCGGTGTCCCTCGAGCTCGATGAATGGCTCGTCCATGGGCTGGGCCAGCACGAGGTTCTCGGGGATCTGGCCGGGGAATCGGGCGTTCCAGAAGGACTTCACGAAGTCGGGGTTCGCTTGCGTCCGCATGCGTCCGACCACATGCGGCAGGGCCAGTGCACGGGCCTTCGGGAACTTCTGGAGGATCTTCGCGAGTCCGAACCAGTGGTCGCCGTGTGCGTGAGTGATGTACACCGCCGTGAGCCGCTTGCCCCGGGCCGCCACCCACTCGCTCAGCGCGTCGGCCTGGGCGATCGTCATGAGCGGGTCGACGAGCACGGCGTCCCGTTCTCCCTGGATGAGGGTCGAGGAGATCGGCGACCACATCCGGCGGTCCAGGTCGGGCGGCAGATCCGTGACCGTCGTGGGGATCCCCGGGGCGACGAAGACCTCGTACGTCAGTTGGCCGTGCGGCATGGGAGCTCCCTTGTTCGGTCGGAGGCGGGGAAGGCGGCCGGGCAGCAAAGAGCGCCAGACGATCGAGCAAGAGCGTTATAGTCAAACTGCTTTTGCTTATTACTTTGTACTTGTGCGCACGTCTTCACGCAAGGCCGGCCACCACCGCCGCCCCACCAGGGCCCCGGCGCGGACCGCCGGACGAAGCCGGAGCCCCCGCCGCCGCACCCCGTCCCGAACGCCACCGCAGCCCTCGCAATCCCCGAAGGGCAAGTGAGGTAATTTGTGAGAGAGCTACGCCTATTTCCGCCTCACGTTCAGCCGCTGCTGGAGTCGTATTCCTCATGACATGGGCCGCCACCGACCGGTACGACATCGAGCCCGCCCCCGACGGGCTCGCCCTGGTCCAGGACCTGCTCAACACCTTGTCGGCCGACAAACCCCGGAAGGCAGATCTCCTGCTGGACCGCGAGGACGCCCAGGCCTGGCTGGACACGGTCTGGCGCGACCGTAACCCGATGCGGGACCAGTCGCCGATCCAGCTCGACAGCGACGATGTACAGCGCCTGCACACCTTCCGCGACGGGCTGCGCGACTGGCTCACCAAGGCCGGGGAAAAGCCGGCCGGCGAGCACAGCCCGCTCCCGCAGGTTCCGTTCGACGCGGCCCTCCGGCTCGACCCTGACGGCACCGTCCAGGTGGAGCCGGCCGGCAGCGGCTGGCAGGTGGTGGTCTCACTGGTCCTGATCGAGATGCTCCATGCCCAGCGGGCCGGCACCTGGCGGCGGCTGAAGGTCTGCCGCAGCGAGCGGTGCCGAGTGACGTTCTTCGATCGGTCACGAAACAACAGCGGTGTCTGGCACGACGTACGCAAGTGCGGTCACCCCGCGAATCTTCGCGCCTACCGCGCCCGCCGGCGCACCCCTGAGCAGCCGGGCCTCCGGCACTGAGGCGGGTCCCGCCGCTGTCGCAGAAGTCGATTCGCGCACGGGCCGCCGAGAGCGGCCGTACAGCGGGACCCACGGCCCGGCTCGCGACGGCTCAGAGCGGAGCGTTGTCCTGGCCGGGCTGGAGCAAACTGCCGAAGACCATGCGGAAGAACGTGCTGAACGCCTCGTCCGGGGCGACCACACCGCGCGGCGACGAGAGCGCCCTCCCAGGCACACGGGATGAAGAGAGCGGCCGACTCGGGATCGAGCCCCGCACGCACCGCTCCGCTGCGCACCGCTTCGGCAAGGACCTCGGTCGGCGCCGCCCGCCATCGCCCCCAGGCAGTGTTCAACTCCACCGCGCGGCACCTTACTGTGGTCTGCCATCTCGCTCCCGAAGCCGCCGGAGAGGCAACCACGGGTGATGTGATGCTCCACCTGTTCGTCACGCAGAAACTCGAAGTACCGAGGCAGCCGCCCCAGGGGCGCCACGCCGGATCGCTCAGCTCCACCAGCCGGCGCGTCTGGCCGTACTGCCGCAGCACGATGGCCGCCGGCTCCTCCTTGCTCGCGAAGTGGTTGCGGCAAGAGCCTCTGGGGGCCACCGGCGGCGACAGCGATGTCATTGACGCCGGTCGCGTGGTAGCCCTTGGCATGGAACCGGTCCACCGAGGCGGTCACGATGACCGTGCGCTGGCTGTGACCGGCCAATTCCCATCTCCTCGTGCCTGAGACGCGCACAGCCCCTCTCGCCGGATTTGCGGCCTGTTGCACGCGACCGACCGGGCGGGCGGGCGGGTCCATGGCTCGGCGCTCCCGCGCCCGGTGCACCGATCCGCCCGCCGGGACCCGACGTCAGCGTTCGCCGGGGAAGGCATCGCCGAACATGGGCATCCCGCTCAGGGATGTCCCACGGGTGGCTTCGTCCTGCAGTACATCCCAGTGCTCCTGGAGGCGTCCGTTCCTGATGCGGAAGATGTCGACAGCCACCGAGGCCGTGGGCTGCTCATTCCCGGAGTAGCGGCTGTGCAGCATGACCAGGTCGCCGTCGGCGCAGATGAATCCCGCTTCGTGCCTCAGCCGCGGAAGTGCCTTGACCAGGTTGAACAGTCCGTCCCGGCCGGGCGCGATGATCGCACTGTGCTGGATGTAGTCCGGGGCCCAGAACGTCTCGGCGGCCGCGAAGTCACGTTGGTTGAACAGCACGTCGAGCGCTTCCAGGACCATCGCCTTGTTGGCTTCGTGTCTGCTGGCGGACATCACTTCTCACTCGCTTCCATCGATGGGCGGGGTTGGTCATGCCGGTGGGTATCCGCGGCCGGCCCGGACGCAGCGGCCGGCCGGGAGCTCGCCCACGACGCCTCATACGGCGCGGCTCAGGGCCTCGAACACGGCATCGGTCAACGTCACCAGAGCCGCGGCGGCGTTCTCCTCCACGTGAGCGACCTTCGAGGTGCCGGGGATCGGCACCATGACGGGCGATGCCCTCAGCAGCCACGCCAGCGCCAGCTGGGACGGGCTGACCCCGTGCTCCTTCGCCATCCCGTCCAGCGGTCCGCCCGGACGTGCGAGCCTCCCCGTGGCGATCGGAAACCACGGGATGAATGCGAGGTTCTCCCGCTCGGCGTACTGCACCACGCCCTCGGCCGCGCGGTTGGCGAGGTTGTAGTGGTTCTGCACGGAGACGACAGGCGCGATGCGCCGGGCCTGCTCGAGCTGCTCGACACTCACCTCCGACAGGCCGATGTGCCGGATCTTCCCCTCCTTCCGAAGCCGCGCGAGCTCCCCGACCTGATCGGCCAACGGCACCTGCGGGTGGACGCGGTGCAGTTGGTAGAGGTCGATGCGTTCGACGCCGAGGTGACGCAGA from Streptomyces sp. B3I8 carries:
- a CDS encoding MBL fold metallo-hydrolase, yielding MPHGQLTYEVFVAPGIPTTVTDLPPDLDRRMWSPISSTLIQGERDAVLVDPLMTIAQADALSEWVAARGKRLTAVYITHAHGDHWFGLAKILQKFPKARALALPHVVGRMRTQANPDFVKSFWNARFPGQIPENLVLAQPMDEPFIELEGHRLEAVPLGHTDTDDTTCLHIPSLQLVVAGDAVYNNVHLYLAESAQEGRREWLAALDRIEALDPRLVVAGHKDPQAPDTAAAIEETRAYIHDFAGLEQDAESVLELYEAMLKIHPGRINRGALWGSARFALG
- a CDS encoding CGNR zinc finger domain-containing protein, which produces MTWAATDRYDIEPAPDGLALVQDLLNTLSADKPRKADLLLDREDAQAWLDTVWRDRNPMRDQSPIQLDSDDVQRLHTFRDGLRDWLTKAGEKPAGEHSPLPQVPFDAALRLDPDGTVQVEPAGSGWQVVVSLVLIEMLHAQRAGTWRRLKVCRSERCRVTFFDRSRNNSGVWHDVRKCGHPANLRAYRARRRTPEQPGLRH
- a CDS encoding aldo/keto reductase, which encodes MVSADSRPADAAGILRLGGDLPVNRLGFGAMQLTGPGVCVGTPDPQEAVRVLRRAVDLGVNFIDTADSYGPFVSEQLIRKALHPYPGGLVIATKSGLSRSGPDGWRPLGRPEYLRQQAELSLRHLGVERIDLYQLHRVHPQVPLADQVGELARLRKEGKIRHIGLSEVSVEQLEQARRIAPVVSVQNHYNLANRAAEGVVQYAERENLAFIPWFPIATGRLARPGGPLDGMAKEHGVSPSQLALAWLLRASPVMVPIPGTSKVAHVEENAAAALVTLTDAVFEALSRAV
- a CDS encoding nuclear transport factor 2 family protein; translated protein: MSASRHEANKAMVLEALDVLFNQRDFAAAETFWAPDYIQHSAIIAPGRDGLFNLVKALPRLRHEAGFICADGDLVMLHSRYSGNEQPTASVAVDIFRIRNGRLQEHWDVLQDEATRGTSLSGMPMFGDAFPGER